Genomic segment of Streptosporangium sp. NBC_01755:
ACGGACTCGGCGTGTGGCGGGAGCACGAAGGTGGCGCTGGCCATGACTGCCGGGGATCCAAGGAGAAGATCGCGCGCGGAGTCGGGCCACCAGCCTGCGGGGGGCCACCAGTCGAGCGCCGTCCATGACGTTGACGCTCGGGGAGGCGCGGTTTGGGCGGACTGCACAGCCGCAATCATGGTGCAAACTCCCGTGCAGGTGCAAGAGCGAATGCACGTGCATAAGGTGTGTGCAACCGCTACCGTTACCCGTGATTGGGTAATTTCATGCGAAAGGGGATCTTGATCGTGGCCAGGGATTCTTCGGCCGCGAAGTGACAGACTGTCGATCAGGAAAGCGAGCGAGGAGCACCACGTGTCCATGGATCCGCCCGGTACCGGTTCCACTGTCCGGCGCATCATGCTCGGCGCGAGCCTGCGCCGGCTGCGTGAGGAGAAAGGGCTCGCCCGTGAGGCCGCGGGATTCCACATCCGTGCCTCAGAGTCCAAGATCAGCCGCATGGAACTCGGACGTGTCGGTTTCAAGACGCGTGACGTGGAAGACCTGCTCACCCTGTACGGCGTGCTCGACGACGCAGAACGGCGCGGCCTGCTGGAGATGGTCCGCGAGGCGAACACCCCCGGCTGGTGGCACAAGTACGGCGACCTGTTGCCGAACTGGTTCACCACCTACGTGGGGCTGGAGGAGGCGACGAACATGATCCGCACCTACGAGGTGCAGTTCATTCCCGGCCTGCTGCAGACGTCCGCCTACGCGCGCACCGTGATCCGGTTGGGCTACCCGGACGCGCTGGAGGCGGAGATCGAGCGTCGTGTGCATATGCGCATGCAGCGGCAGGATCGCCTGACGAAGAAGGACGGCCCCCGGTTGTGGGCGGTCATCGACGAGGCGGCCCTGAGGCGTCCCATCGGAGGCAAGGAGACCATGCGTGAGCAGATCCAGCACCTGCTGGAGGTGGCCACGCTGCCCAACATCACCCTTCAGGTGATGCCCTTCCGATTCGGCATGCACGCGGCCGAGGGTGGTGCGTTCAGCATCTTGCGGTTTCCCGAGTCCGATCTGTCGGACGTCGTCTATGTCGAGCAGCTCTGGGGTGCCCTCTACCTTGACAAACGTGAGGACATCGACCCATACCTCACAGCCATGGAGCAGTTGTGCGTGGAAAGCACCACGCCCGGGGGCACCGCCGAGATCCTCGGCGACCTTCTCAGAGAGATGTAAATGAACCAGACCTACAACGGCATGCCGGCCACTGACCTTGCCGGGGCCAGCTGGCGCAAGAGCCGCTACAGCAACTCGACGGGTAACTGCGTCGAGCTTGCCGAGCTTTCGGACGGCAGCATCGCGGTCCGCAACTCGCGTTTTCCCGAGGGTCCTGCCCTGATCTACACCCGGGACGAGATTCGTGCCCTGGTGCTCGGCGTGAAGGATGGGGAGTTCGACGGTTTAACGGTGTAACGCCGTTTTTACGTCAGGGCCGCAGGGTTAACCGAGGCGCGCCGGTGGTGTAACCGGGGGAGTGGAACGGCACGGAAGAGTTTGAGGTCACAGCGATTGGGGGCTCAAACCGTGCTCGACCAGATGACCTTGTACCCGGTGGCCGACGACGTGCTGTTCGCGCCAGGCGGGCGTGTCGTTATCCGTACCTACGGCGTCGCCTCGGCGGCAACAGGGGAGGGTGCGCCCGCTCCGGTGTCCTATCGCACATGGGTCACCGGAGTGCGCGACCAGCCACGCTACTGGCGCTGGGGCCACTTCGAGGATGCCTGCCACGGTCACCGCAGGGTTCTCGAATGGCTGACGGGGCGAGGTCCGCAGCCCGCCGCGGCGGCCGCCTGAACGAGATCTCCACGCTGTATCACCGCGGAGGGCTACGCGGACCCGTGGCGGGAGACCCTGCTGGTGCCCTTTCCCGGCTCCCGCCTCGCCCCGATCTAGGCAGAGCCCCCGCCTCGCCCCGATCTGGTGAGGCGTCCCCGAACGTTGACCGGGCTTTTCCGGGCCGGAATGGCTGTTCCCCGCTGCGGGTTTCCCGGTCAACGTTCGGTGTGGGGCCACTAGGCGGCGGGGAGGACCGGGGCGTTCCAGGTGAGGACGACCGGCTCGTCGCGCTCGAAGCCGAGCCGGGAGTAGGTGCCGGTGTCCAGGCGGAACAGGCGGCCGTCGGCCGGGGGCAGGCCGAGCCAGCGGGCGCACAGCATCCGCAGGAAGTGCCCGTGGGCGACCAGGAGCACCTCGCCGTCCGCGGCCCGGGCGCGGGCGATCACCCGGTCGGCGCGGGCTGCGACCTGCTCCGCGCTCTCGCCGGGGTGATCGGCGTCGCCGGGGATGACGCCGTCGCGCCACAGGTACCAGCCGGGGCGGGTCTCGCGGATCGCCAAGGTGGTGATGCCCTCGTAGCCGCCGTAGTCCCATTCCCACAGGTCGGGGTCGGTCTCGTAGTCCTTGATCCCGGCGAGCTCGGCGGTGTCCCTCGCGCGCAGGGCCGGGCCGACCAGGGTGAGACCGAAGGTCCGGCCCGCGACCAGCGGGGCCAGCGCCCGTGCCTGCTCCTCGCCCTTGGCTGTCAGTCGCAGGTCGGTGCGTCCGGTGTGCCGACCGTCCCGGCTCCACTCGGTCTCACCATGCCGCAGCAGAATCATCTGGTCCATGGTGCACTATCATGCCGTCAGCGGCCCGTCGCCCACGCTTCGGGGTGGAGGCTCCGGAGTCCTCGCGGGTCAGCGCCCCGCGAGCGCTCCTCTCAGCGCCCCGCGAGCGCTCCTCTCAGCGCCCCGCGAGCTCCTCGAGGACTTCGACGTCAGCCGCGACCGGTCAGACGATCGTGGTCGACAGCGGGACCACGGCGCATCGTCCGGAGCACGCGATCAGGGCCGGGGAGCGTGCGAAACTGGATCCGTGACGTTATCTGTGGGTCTGGTAGGTGCCGGGCCGTGGGCCGAGATGGTGCACGCGCCGATGCTGGCGGCTGGTCCGAACACACGTCTGGCGGGTGTGTGGGCTCGCCGCCCCGAGGCCGCGGCCAGGTTCGGGGCTCCGGTCTTCGAGCGGATCGAGGAACTCTTCGACAACTGCGAGGCCGTCGCG
This window contains:
- a CDS encoding helix-turn-helix domain-containing protein; protein product: MDPPGTGSTVRRIMLGASLRRLREEKGLAREAAGFHIRASESKISRMELGRVGFKTRDVEDLLTLYGVLDDAERRGLLEMVREANTPGWWHKYGDLLPNWFTTYVGLEEATNMIRTYEVQFIPGLLQTSAYARTVIRLGYPDALEAEIERRVHMRMQRQDRLTKKDGPRLWAVIDEAALRRPIGGKETMREQIQHLLEVATLPNITLQVMPFRFGMHAAEGGAFSILRFPESDLSDVVYVEQLWGALYLDKREDIDPYLTAMEQLCVESTTPGGTAEILGDLLREM
- a CDS encoding DUF397 domain-containing protein; amino-acid sequence: MNQTYNGMPATDLAGASWRKSRYSNSTGNCVELAELSDGSIAVRNSRFPEGPALIYTRDEIRALVLGVKDGEFDGLTV
- a CDS encoding histidine phosphatase family protein, which produces MDQMILLRHGETEWSRDGRHTGRTDLRLTAKGEEQARALAPLVAGRTFGLTLVGPALRARDTAELAGIKDYETDPDLWEWDYGGYEGITTLAIRETRPGWYLWRDGVIPGDADHPGESAEQVAARADRVIARARAADGEVLLVAHGHFLRMLCARWLGLPPADGRLFRLDTGTYSRLGFERDEPVVLTWNAPVLPAA